The following proteins are co-located in the Pyricularia oryzae 70-15 chromosome 1, whole genome shotgun sequence genome:
- a CDS encoding endoglucanase, producing MPSLLSTASLAFALAASVVNAHMEMSFPAPLRSKYNPAATTKDSDMVSPLSSSGSNYPCKGYLSDLGTPGGKPSASFSPGQKSNMTIMGGAAHNGGSCQASLSYDKGKTFKVIQSWIGECPVSGGSSFDFTIPSDAPAGDAVFAWTWNNKVGNPELYMNCAVVTIGGAPKNRVRGMQPQARAAVPFAQRPAPFLSNIGNGCKTENMVVDYPNPGPDVIRKGTATKPSCDGGAGQAAGGPSDGGAGDGGAGGDGGAAPAPTSSANPGIPAAPSSANPGIPTPSSASPTPTPSADPNGTVPGGVFITATKPGAAAPTAPAGGANGTSPTPAQPGGAAPTGSAPPSGGNGGGSTAPVSGQQSGACTDEGAYLCLAGTSFQRCASGSWSSPIPMAPGTSCTPGQSATLFGRSNNKVRRSGARKFNSAWAQA from the exons ATGCCCTCTCTCTTGAGCACCGCATCTTTGGCCTTCGCGCTGGCCGCGTCGGTCGTTAACGCCCACATGGAGATGAGCTTCCCTGCTCCTCTCAGGTCGAAGTACAAccccgccgccacaaccaagGACTCGGACATGGTCTCGCCCCTGTCGTCTTCGGGCTCCAACTACCCTTGCAAGGGATACCTGTCCGACCTGGGCACACCCGGCGGCAAGCCTTCTGCGAGCTTTTCCCCGGGTCAAAAGTCGAACATGACCATCATGGGCGGTGCAGCCCACAATGGCGGCTCGTGCCAGGCGTCGCTCTCGTACGACAAGGGCAAGACTTTCAAGGTCATCCAGTCGTGGATCGGAGAGTGCCCCGTCAGCGGCGGCTCCAGCTTCGACTTCACTATCCCCTCCGACGCCCCTGCCGGTGATGCCGTCTTTGCCTGGACTTGGAACAACAAGGTCGGCAACCCAGAGCTCTACATGAACTGCGCCGTCGTCACCATCGGAGGTGCTCCCAAGAACCGCGTCCGTGGCATGCAGCCCCAGGCCCGTGCCGCTGTCCCCTTTGCACAGCGCCCGGCTCCCTTCCTCTCCAACATTGGTAACGGCTGCAAGACTGAGAACATGGTTGTCGACTACCCCAACCCCGGCCCCGACGTCATCCGCAAGGGCACAGCTACCAAGCCTAGCTGTGATGGTGGCGCTGGCCAGGCTGCTGGTGGTCCCAGTGATGGTGGTGCCGGTGATGGTGGTGCCGGTGGCGATGGCGGTGCAGCTCCTGCCCCGACCTCTTCGGCGAACCctggcattcccgctgcaccTTCCTCGGCCAACCCTGGAATCCCAACTCCTTCTTCAGCTAG CCCCACCCCGACTCCCAGCGCTGATCCTAACGGCACCGTCCCGGGTGGTGTCTTCATCACCGCCACGAAGCCCGGCGCCGCTGCCCCGACCGCCCCGGCTGGTGGTGCTAACGGCACCAGCCCTACTCCTGCCCAGCCCGGCGGCGCGGCTCCCACCGGCTCCGCTCCCCCATCCGGCGgtaacggcggcggcagcactgCTCCCGTCTCGGGTCAGCAGAGCGGCGCCTGCACCGACGAGGGCGCATACTTGTGCCTGGCTGGTACCAGCTTCCAGCGCTGCGCCTCGGGCAGCTGGTCCTCGCCGATCCCCATGGCCCCGGGCACTTCTTGCACCCCCGGCCAGTCCGCGACGCTCTTTGGTCGCTCCAACAACAAGGTGCGCCGCAGCGGTGCGCGCAAGTTCAACTCTGCT TGGGCTCAGGCTTAG